TCCTGGTCAACTTGTGGACTTAATGGCTTTTCCAGCCTAACACATACCAGAGTGTCTCTGGCCTTCACGGCAAGACCCACAGACAGAAAGCTATCAGCTTTTCCGTCGGCCTCGCTCTGTGCTCCGAAGCGGACAATACCGCCTGGTGCCGCGTCTGCGATGAGAAGTGCTCCCGAATCGACGCTGAACACTAGTTAGCGATTAAAGGAAAGGCATCGGACTCCTTTCTAGCTGTTTTAAGTCCAAAtcgtttttttctatttttttgctcGCCAATCATTAAGACAACCAGTGTAACGCAGGGAAGAGGCAATCGTTCAACTCCATGGACGGCAAGAACGCAGAAAAGGTGCGGCCGCGAGCGAACGCGGCTCCTGTGTCGGACGGTGTTCTGCGGACACCCGCGAGGGCTGGGGCCCGGGGAAGGAGTGAggacacctcccccccccccccccccccccccgccgacctCTGTGCAAGCGCATCAGAAAGAGCCTTTTTTATACACTTGGCAGCCATCGCTGAATACACTGCATTCTCAGTAAAGGGTGGTGAAATTACTCCAGAGGCTGTCCCGGGAGCGGGTCCCACAAGGGTCACTCACCCGCATGcggcaccctccccaccccccacacccccctccatACCTCCTCACTCTCCAAGCCCCCTGCCTCACAGGAGCCACCAGACAGCAGCCCCTCCTCGCCTCCACGGCCTCCTCGCCTTCCTCACTGTCCCCAGGCCCACGTCACCTCCCCTCCACTGCGCTCTCGGTCCTGCCCTCGCTTCCAGCACCACGCCTTCTCTCCCATCTGTAGGCCACTCTTCTCCACACAGCCCTTCCCCCCAGCACTCACGAACAGCCACGTCTCTGCTGCCATAAACGGACTGACAAATACACCTCCCTCCTCGGGCCCAATCCACCTGCCGCCGCATCTGTGGAGCGTGCGTTTTCCGTGTCCCTCCCCGCCGCTCACGGCAACCCACGGCTCTCAGAAAGATCCCGAAACTGCCTTCATCGACTTCATCAAGGATTTCCAAGATTCTAAACCCAACACGGTGTATCTACTCTTGCTCCATTCGAAATGTGGAAAACTAACCGAGACAAACAGCGCAGGTAACGTTTCATACGGTTGGTACGTGGGGCACATCAAACCTCACCCAGTCAATTCCTCAGGCACTAAAAATTGACAGAGGAAGGAAATCTTAACAAAATTTGATCTTTGCGACCCGAGAAAACCGTATTCGGAAGAGATGAcgatcagaaagaaaaatcacagcatCTAAAGCTATCCGAGAATCCGACTATGGACAAAACAGTGATTAACGATCAAATCTTTGttgtaaaattgaaaacaaaaaaagcggggcacctgggtggcttagctggataagtgtccaactcttgattttggctcaggtcatgatctctctgtcatgagactgagccccacgtcgggcttcgcactgagcatggagtctgctcaAGATTCCctctacccctgcccctccctgctcacgtgtgcacacTCGCTcgtgctctccctttctctcaaaaaaaataaaagaatttttaaaagaagaaaaaaatgataatgctgAAAATAATTTGAGTAAAATAGAAACGAAAACAGACAAACATGTAAAGTTTTAACAGCTCTGTACAAAAAGCTATTCTAGGAATTAACAGATTTTCTGGGCGGAAAAATATACATTCTCAAGAAGAGTTCATCAACGTGAACTAATTATCATTAAAATGTGGGTGTTTTATAAATGCAGTCAAAACATCTGCCACGGCTAAGCCCCATCCCGTCCTTGATAGGTCTTCATTTGTCACATAACTTCAACGTTCGCTGGCCTCGAAAACTACTGTTTtgcctttctctgcttttctccagGAATGAAGGGCCTGGAAACAACCACGTAAGTAAAACTCCTTTTTATTCAAGAAACTTTTCACCAAATCTtttgataaaagtaaaaattgttgATTTACTTATCTAAGAAGTTGGTGATGACAAATTTAACGATCTTTACGCACAAACAGTCTCAAAAATACTTGCTTGGCAACCAAGAAACTACATATCAAAGAGCAACCATTCTAAACTAGGGCGCACCTACCAATTCCGCCACGAGTCTGCTCTAACAAATCACGAGCTCTCTACCGAATACTTGGAACCAAATTTTCAAATATCCAAGTTACTCCTTCAACTACCAAAGACCCACACCTCTGTCACACCTAAACAGGAAACTCAACAGTAGAGTCTATGCTTCTTGAACAAATGAGTTCCAGAATACGCTGGGGCATTAGCTGGCTCGATGGTTATGTGAGATACAGACCGACCTTGGTTTCGTGTTCGTGGGTTACACTGCTGATTTAGAGGCACCCTCTGAATCATTACTAGAATCTGTTTTACTTTGAAATCCCCATGTAAATACTTAGTATTTTTACACTGCTACCATCTACCTATATGAAAGCAGCGTATCTCATCTCTTAGGGATCACACAGATGAAACTATTCGATGTTCTTGATAAAATAATAACTTCACAAAAAGGAATTTAGTGACTTAACCAGAACCACTAAGAGTGTCAGGTTTAAGAATCAGAATTTGCAATTCTCACGTTTCCGCGGTAGGCCTCAATCAGATTGCCATGTATCATTTAGAAAGGTTCAGGATGCATTAACCTAATTACAAGAGCCGAGCGCATACTGTTACCTGGATAGAATGGGACCAGTATCCTGTGGTCCTTTTCGAAATGCCAAGGGTAGAAACAGCATGGTGTGCGTATACTTTTGGCGAAGGCACCAACCACGGGCACTTGTGCAGAAAGCTGCCGGGTGCGGTCATGTTGGTAGCCACGTAGAACGGGATTAGACTCTGTACGAAGATTCCTTTAGAAGCATACTCGTACTGCAGTGCTCTGCTGAAGTGGTCTAAATAAGCCTGTTAAAACGGAGCAGGGGTCAAGACTTAATTTGGGGGGAAGGCGGAAGAAAATTCAGGAGAGAAAAAAGGCTTGCTGATTaccatttcaggaaaaaatacagTCAATGCGAGCTGCTGACAAAGAGCTCAGCAAACCGGACCAAACCACGTAATAAAGGTCCTATTGCCTTCTGATGCCATTTTCCAATCGGGAAGACATTACCTTAGAAGCAGAAAACGCAGCCAGCTGGGGAGTAGGCTTGCAGCAGGAGCCAGAAGAGATGGTGACAACAGCgcccttctttctctccaccatTCCTGGTAACACTATGTGGACCATCAAACTGGCCGCGGCAATGTTTACATTTATGATATCCCAGAGTTTGTCCTCGGAGACCTGAGTAAAATACTGGGGGTAGGGATAAAACACGCCCACGTTATTCACCAAGATGCCGATGTCTCTGTCCTTCAAGGCTTCTCGAATCGGGTCGTAGATCTCCCGGCCGCTGCTGAAGTCCGCCACTATGATATCGGTCTCCACATTGTAGGTGTCAGCGATGTCTTTAGCCAGCATCTGCAACTTGTCTTGGTTGCGACTAATCAGGATGATATTGAGACCACGGCTCGCTAACTCTTCTGCATAGGCTCTCCCGATCCCGTCCGTGGCACCTGCGACCCAAGTCACAGCACGTGAGCACGATTGTCTCGGGTGCAACCTTCACAGGGAACCTTAAATACCCCATTTCCGGGGTTAAGCAGAGAAGGGTTCACACTGGAAATAAACCCCAGAAGGGCGATTTCACGTCCACCGAGCTGATTGTGAAACACGGCAGAGAATGGTTTTCAAGCTTATATCTGGCTTGAAAGAGTGCTGGGAGGTACTTTCCTGGGaaactgataaatgaaaatgaaatttaacttAAGGGAAGCATTTCTGAAAGTGGTGACGGTTTCTAAGGACAATTTCAGAACAGagccaaaggaaaagcaagaggtaggaaggtgggctggggcaggaccGGGCACaggagagcagaaggagaggcagaCGTCACAGGACGATCCTTCCGAGAGGAGGGCAGTAAGAAAATGTGAACGTGATCACAACGGAACTATGTTCCCGTGAAAACTTCCCACAGAATTCAGTAACTCCTCGAGCAAGACATCCGActtaaaacacaaacagaaaagcTTATACTGTTACCATTAGAACTTACCACTCACGACTGCCCATCTTCCGTACTGCTTGATCAGATCTGCTCTGCTCACCAGGCGTGGGATGAAATGCAGTCTGATCAGGCTGTAAAAGTCACAGACGACGGTGATGCTTTTCCGGGCTGTATACCAGGCTCCAACCAAGGCCAGAGCTTCCATGTAGCAATTGCAGGACCTGGCGATCTCCCGATACAAGAGGTAGAAGCTGTCAACGGCAGCCATGGCAgcctgcgggggagggggggagagaggtgTGCTTTGCTTATTAGTTAAGTTAAAGGAACACACGGAGTCTGAATGAAGACAGACGTCTAAGGACGTCAGAGCTTGACGATTATGCATTCAACTAACAGTAATGTCTCAAACGCATGTAACCCATGGATCCAATCCATTTATAATCTCATTAACATCTGCAGCTCATAAAGTCCTTTTCTTCTTAAGAGATTAGTCAACATAACTACCAAGAGCTATCAAATTCCTACAAAAAttcaggcactgtgctacatGTTGTGGATACAGAGATAAACACAATATGCTCTGCGCCCTAAAAAAGCTCCTCGCCCAGCACAGTGACAGACAGACTTTTAATTCATGTAACAGCTGAGAGGTGTGTTTACTTCCCTGCTTTCTTCAAATCGAGCCAGTGCAGAGGCCCACCACCCACGCCGAGACAGAGTAGAAGAAACAGAGGCAGTATTAAGACACTGCCTTGGCCAAAAAGAGCTTACAATCCATGTGAGACAAAACTAAGCTGTAATACGCGTTCACGTAAATGATATtgtgaataaataatatacaaaacataaatttttataaaacaggTGCTCCCCACACCCGAGgaactggttttcttttttgttttttaaatttcttttttaacatttatttttgagagacagaggaacagagcacgagtgggagaggggcagagagagaaagggaaacacagaatccaaagcacagctgtcagcacagagcccgacgcggggcttgaggtCACGAcgcgagccgaagtcggacgcttaaccaactgagccacccaggcgccccagaactggTTTTCTTAAGTGACAACATAGCAGGACGCCTCTGTCTTACTGAGGTCACCGGGGCACCAATACCTTTGCCCTGCTCCCTACGGCCGAACAAAGAGTCCAACACAACTCGCTCTTGTAAGTACCCACGCAGCAAGCATTTACAAAGCccttactatgttccaggtacCATGACACATGCTACGGATTCACAAAGGAGTTAATTAATTGTACCCAAGAAAAGAGAAGGCCATTTAACAAAACaattctttcgttctttctttctttaatttttttaatgtttccttttgagagagagagacagagcatgagtgaggaaggggcagagagagagggagacacagaatccgaagcaggctgcaggctccgagctgtcagcacagagccagacgtggggctcaaactcacgaaccgtgagatcgtggcctgagctgaagtcagagctcTGAGCTCTGTCAGGgcgacagagctacccaggcgcccctaaagaacaATTCTAAATGCCATATGAACTGGTCTGTGTGTGCCCGTGATGAGAAATGACCCTGCCGAGACAGACAAAAGTCAGGCACTACCAAGGCTGATGAACTTGGTCCTAGACCAGGCTTGGGGACCGCTGACGCCAGATCCAACCGTGTGCTGTCTGCATCGGACAAGATATCAAAGAGATCACAAGAGACTGCAATTAAATTAACAggaactcacacacacaaacacaaggaCATAGCATTTATTACATAAAAGACAAATGACTTTAATCCAAAATATACTGAACATTTCTGGGAATGGGCCCTCTTTAGAAGTCccattaaaataggaaaaaaaaaaagattcctgaaACTAAgaaaatccccccaaaaaagcaTCAAAAATAGGCATAAGCTTAAGGAGGAACGAGTGAATTCCCTCCCACTCCACTGCAATGTAATTTGAGCTCAATCAAGTTCTGCAGAGTGAAAACGAGCTACGCAGGAGAAAACCAATTAGCCACGGCAACAGCACACATTATAGGAGTGACAGCATACTGTGATAAAAGGCACACAAAGTAACAGAAAGCCTGCTGAATATAGATAGGTACGTGTTGAATACATATAAACTGATACAGATGCAAATGTATAATCAGAACTACAAACCAACAAAGTCACAAAGAAATAGGAGAGAAAGATTGGGCAGTGGGGTTCCCAAATGCCCCACCACACGGATGGTCTCTCGAGCAGTGAGCTGTGCACAGCCACCAGATCACTAACCTCAGCTCCCAGGGTCCCTGCTCAGCATCTCACTACACAGCCCAGTCCCGGCTGAGGCAGGTGGCTGACGGGACACGCCCCTGACCTGATGTGCTACCAAGGTGCTCACGATGGCCGCGACCGCTCAAGAGTGCACGATTCTAACCAAGCGACCCAACCAGTCATTTCTTCCTAGAACGTACAGACGAGATACCACGTTACACCGTCATCTGTGGAAGTTCCTGGCATAATTTTTTAACAGTGTACAAGTGCCTTCTTTCCTAACTAACCAAATGCTAACCCACAAGGAAAACAAACGCAAAAGTAAGACTTGTATATACTACTACTTTTCCatcaaaatgcaataaaattaggaataacaaaactacaacaaaaaaatccagattCTTAGGATATTACATCTCTCCTCCCAATACAGGTGGGTGTATATGTAAGATACTAAAACAATGTGAAAATTTAAATCTTATGGTTCAAGATCTAGGGGGTTATCACCAAAGCAATAGTTGGGGGGAACTAACTGCACGGAGGGCACGTAGGAGGTTCCAGCTAGAGAGGAGAAGGGCAAGTGTGACTCATCGAATGGCCTCGTACTAATGGGAAGCCAGGTAAAGGGGACGTCCTCCTGCCTCAAACTCAGACACAATTTTCTCCAAGAATTTGAACATTTGTGAAGAAAAGCTCTAGCTACAGGTGTCTGACCACAAAGGAGACTCACAACTTTCTGCCGAGGCCATTACCTACCTTGGTGTCCTCTCACCTCCCAGCTGCCAGCTCTGGCTCTTCAGGAATATTCCGCTCCGCCCCCTTAAGGCCGACCTGTGAACAAAAACTAACGTGAAACAAAGGGCTTCCTTCTGCCCTCACAGCTCAGCTGGGAAAACTGTATATAAACCTAAGATCAAGgtgtttaaaaagtaagaaaacacgTGAATTCCTCGGCCATGAGTCCCGGTGCAGGCAGCAAAGCATTTCCTCACCCCGGAGGACGGCAGACACTCACCTGTCC
This portion of the Panthera uncia isolate 11264 chromosome E2 unlocalized genomic scaffold, Puncia_PCG_1.0 HiC_scaffold_20, whole genome shotgun sequence genome encodes:
- the HSDL1 gene encoding inactive hydroxysteroid dehydrogenase-like protein 1 translates to MAAVDSFYLLYREIARSCNCYMEALALVGAWYTARKSITVVCDFYSLIRLHFIPRLVSRADLIKQYGRWAVVSGATDGIGRAYAEELASRGLNIILISRNQDKLQMLAKDIADTYNVETDIIVADFSSGREIYDPIREALKDRDIGILVNNVGVFYPYPQYFTQVSEDKLWDIINVNIAAASLMVHIVLPGMVERKKGAVVTISSGSCCKPTPQLAAFSASKAYLDHFSRALQYEYASKGIFVQSLIPFYVATNMTAPGSFLHKCPWLVPSPKVYAHHAVSTLGISKRTTGYWSHSIQFLFAQYMPEWLWVWGANVLNRSLRKEALSSKA